GACAACCCCGGCGAGCGCGTCCCGCTGCAGACGTTCATGGTCCTGACGACGATGCTGATGTGGTACGTCTCGACGGTCGGCGTCGCCGTCGAGGTGCTGGTCTTCCTGCTGCCGCTGTCGCTGGGGCTCATCGACGCCGTCGACCCGCTGCTCACCCGGACGCTGTTCTGGTACTTCGGCCACCCGGTCGTCTACTTCTGGCTGATGCCGGCCTACTTCGCGTGGTACACCATCCTGCCGAAACTCGCCGGCGGCCGGCTCTTCAGCGACCCGCTCGCCAGAGTCGTGTTCGTCCTCTTCCTGATCCTCTCGACGCCCGTGGGCTTTCACCACCAGTACGCCGACCCCGGCATCGCGGAGGGCTTCAAGTTCGTCGCGATGACGAACACGATGTTCCTGCTGCTCCCGAGCTTCCTCACCGCCTTCACCGTCGTCGCGAGCATGGAGTACGGCGCCCGCCGGCGGGGCGGCAACGGCTACTTCGGGTGGATGAAGGCGCTCCCCTGGGCGAACCCGGCCTTCGCCGGGATGGCGCTCGCCGGGCTGATGTTCGCGGCGGGCGGCTTCTCCGGGATCGTCAACGCCGGGATGAACATCAACTCGCTGGTCCACAACACCCTCTGGGTGCCCGGCCACTTCCACCTCACCGTCGGCACCGCGAGCGCGCTGACGATGATGGCGGTCAGCTACTGGCTGTACCCGCAGGTCACCGGCAAACGCCTCCAGCTGTACGGCCTCGCGCAGGTCCAGCCGTACGTCTGGTTCATCGGCATGGCGCTGATGTCCAACGCGATGCACCGCGCCGGCCTCGCGGGCGTCCCGCGGCGCACCGCCGAGCCCCAGTACGACCAGTTCACCTTCGAGGCGGCGCTGGGGTCGATCCCGGAGATGCGCCTGCAGATCGCCGTCGGCGGGACGCTGCTGACGCTCGGTGCGGTACTGTTCGCCGCGGTGATGCTCGCGACCTGGTTCGCCGACCGGGGACGCGGGCGCCTCCGGGTCGACAGCCACCTCCCGGAGCCGGTCTCCGGCCCCGAGGACGCCCCGCGCGTGCTCGACAACTTCAAACTGTGGACGGCCGTCGCGGTCGTCCTCGTCGCCATCGCCTACGGATTCCCGGTCTTCTCGATGGTCGCCGACGGGCCGTTCGACCCCGCCGCGCCCCCCGTCCCCGTCGGCGTCGTCGACGCGGCCATCGGACTCCTCCCCGGCTGACCCATCGAGTCACGTTCCGGAGAGGAAGCTCGCCACGAGCGCCGCTTCGGCGCGCCTGAGCCGGTAGGAGACGGTCGAGCGCGGGCAGTCCAGTTCGGCAGCGAGGTCGTCGAGCGTCGTTTCCCGCGGCGTCTCGTAGTACCCCCGCTCGGCGGCCAGTTCGAGCACCCGCCGCTGTTCGGGCCGCAGCGACAGCGACGCGAACGGGTTCGACGGGGGCTCGGTCGCCTCCTCTAGGTGGTCGAACCGGAAGGCGATCCCCTCCCTGAGCGTCCCGCCGAGCGTGTCGTAGAGCATCCCGACCTTCTCGTCGCTCTCGGTGAGGACTCGCCAACGCTCCTCGGACTCGCGGCGGGTCACCGACGCGAGGACGCCGCCGGAGAGGTAGCGCCTGGCGATCAGCGAGACGGCGTCGCAGCGGGTCGCGTCGGAGACGCGCGTGTACACCACGGCCCGCCGCGCCGACGCCGAGAGCACGTCGCTGTGTCGACGCCCGGCGCAGCCGCGGTCGCTGACCGACAGCAGGTCCCGCTCCTCGTCGGCGACCAGCGCCGCCGCCCGCTCGACCGTCTGCGGGGGGCCGGTGACCGTGTCGAGCCGCCAGACCTCCGACTCGGAGACCGGACAGACCAGCGCCGTCGACCCCGCCTCCGGCGCCGCCGCGAGGGCGTCCATCAGCGGGTCTACACCCGTCTCGTAGGTCAGCGTGAAGGCGAACTCCCGCATCTACCCCGAACTCGTTCGGCCAGTAGCCAGTCAGTTTCGGTCGCGGCGGCGACCGGCCGACGCTGTCGCGTCCGCGTCGCCGTCGGCCGACTGACCGCTGTCGTTGTCGTGTGACAACGGTGGGTTGAGGGGACCGCCGAGAGTACTGGGTGTATGAGCGACACGCCCGCAACCGAACAGTCGATGCCGTGGTTCCTGAAGGCGGTCATCCTCGTCGCGGTTCTCGTCGTCCTCTTCATCGTCGCCGTGGATCTCCTGACCTTCGCGCAGTCGCTCTGAGCGCGGGCGGCACCCGCCCGGGCCCGGCTCAGACCACCTCCAGAACGGCGAGCGACAGGGCGATCTGGCCGAGGCCGGCGACGATCATCAGTACGGCCGCCGCCCGTTCGAGCGCGCCGGCGTACCGGCCGAGCGACCGCCAGGCGTCGACGCCCGCGCTCGCGAGCAGCGTCACCCCGACCAGCGGCGCCGTGGCCCCGATCGCGTATGCGGCCAGGACCGCCGCCGCGCCGGGCGCCGGGAACGCGAGCGCCTGTGCGACCACGCCGAGCAAGACCGGAACCACGCAGCCGGCGGCCGCGAGCGCGTACGCGCCGCCGAACAGACCGAACCCGACGACCGAGCCGGGACGGCCCGGCAGCGCGACGGTCGCCGGCCGCCGGTCCAGCAGCGTCGCCCCGCCGAACGCGACCAGCGCGACGCCTACCAGCGGCTCGAACGCCGGCAGGAGCGAGGTGATCCGTCGGCCGACTGCGTAGGCCGCCCCCGCGAGGACGACGAGCGCGCCGAGCGACCCGGCGGCGGCCGCCGCGGCGGCGGCGCCCGCCGAGTCGTCGCCGCCGCGTTCGAGGAAGTAGCCGACGTACCCCGGCAGCAACGGGAACGCGCAGGGCGCGAAGAACGTCGCGACGCCGGCGCCGACCGCGAACGCCACCGCACCGCTCAGCGGCCCGATCACCCCTCCAGCACCGCCTCGAACGCCGACCGCAGCCGCTCGCCCGACGCGAGCCCCGAGTGTCGCCACTGAACCGCACCGTCCGCGTCTACCAGCGCCAGGTACGGGAGCCCGTCGGCGCCCACGGCCGACATGACCGAGCTCTCGGGGTCGACGGCGACGGGCCAGTCCCCGTCGCGGCGCGCCCACCAGTCGGCGATGTCCGCCTCGGCGAGGCCGCCGCCGACGCGCTCGCTGGTCACGGACGCGAAGGCGATCGCGCCCTCGAACTCCGGATACAGCGCCGTCAACACCTCCATCTGCCGGTCACAGGGGGCGCACCACGTCGCGAAGCAGTCGACGAGCGTCGGCCGGTCCGGACGGGGGACCCGGAGCGGACCGTCCTCGGATCCCGGCGCGTCGATCCCCTCGACGCGGACCGGAAACCCGTCGCTGTCGGCGAACGGGGCGTCGCTCTGCAGGATCAGGGCGCTCCCGCCGGTGAGTCCCGCGCCCGCGATGGCCGCGAGCGCCCGACGCCGATTCATGCCTCTCGCACCGCCGCGAGGTCGTCGATCAGCCGGTCGCTATCGGGAGATTTCGTCCGGTACGCCCGCTCGACGTAGCCGTCGGCGTTGACGAGCGTCGTCATCGGGGTGTGGGTGAACATGTAGCCGTCCATCTCCGGCGCCGCGGTCCGTTCGAACGCGACGCCGAACGCCTCGGCGACGACCCGCTCGGCCCGCTCGGCGGAGGTCGGACGGAGGAACTGCCAGTTGCCCGCCCCGAGCGCGACGTTCCGTTCCCCGGCGTACGTCCGGAGGCGGTCGGCGTCGTCGCGAGCGGGGTCAAACGTCACCGGGTAGAACCGCGCCGCGTCGCCGTAGCCCCGGTTCAGCGCGTGCGTCTGGACGTTCCGGAGCGTCCCGACGAGCACGGGACAGACCGTCCTGCA
The window above is part of the Halosimplex rubrum genome. Proteins encoded here:
- a CDS encoding SCO family protein, which gives rise to MNRREYLAGLSTAVVGGVAGCAGGGNPDVVLPEPDRQFESADLPYPAWGERVPDVTLPAVHAEGEVRLRGVGRPALLTFFYSHCRTVCPVLVGTLRNVQTHALNRGYGDAARFYPVTFDPARDDADRLRTYAGERNVALGAGNWQFLRPTSAERAERVVAEAFGVAFERTAAPEMDGYMFTHTPMTTLVNADGYVERAYRTKSPDSDRLIDDLAAVREA
- a CDS encoding helix-turn-helix domain-containing protein gives rise to the protein MREFAFTLTYETGVDPLMDALAAAPEAGSTALVCPVSESEVWRLDTVTGPPQTVERAAALVADEERDLLSVSDRGCAGRRHSDVLSASARRAVVYTRVSDATRCDAVSLIARRYLSGGVLASVTRRESEERWRVLTESDEKVGMLYDTLGGTLREGIAFRFDHLEEATEPPSNPFASLSLRPEQRRVLELAAERGYYETPRETTLDDLAAELDCPRSTVSYRLRRAEAALVASFLSGT
- a CDS encoding cytochrome c biogenesis protein CcdA, with the protein product MIGPLSGAVAFAVGAGVATFFAPCAFPLLPGYVGYFLERGGDDSAGAAAAAAAAGSLGALVVLAGAAYAVGRRITSLLPAFEPLVGVALVAFGGATLLDRRPATVALPGRPGSVVGFGLFGGAYALAAAGCVVPVLLGVVAQALAFPAPGAAAVLAAYAIGATAPLVGVTLLASAGVDAWRSLGRYAGALERAAAVLMIVAGLGQIALSLAVLEVV
- a CDS encoding TlpA family protein disulfide reductase encodes the protein MNRRRALAAIAGAGLTGGSALILQSDAPFADSDGFPVRVEGIDAPGSEDGPLRVPRPDRPTLVDCFATWCAPCDRQMEVLTALYPEFEGAIAFASVTSERVGGGLAEADIADWWARRDGDWPVAVDPESSVMSAVGADGLPYLALVDADGAVQWRHSGLASGERLRSAFEAVLEG
- a CDS encoding b(o/a)3-type cytochrome-c oxidase subunit 1; the protein is MAHAHDERTGEPTERSELPTDERLAFVDEYPSAARITRLCFGVSFGALLVGALLGIVQALHRTNVFRGVIESSDYYSVLTGHGVLLALFFTIFFLSGAFTWGTTRSLGRDLPNPRFSMAWFGLQLGGAVAVATAIFGGFVGEIPFEADVLYTFYAPLQAHPLFYAGLAAWLVGTWLAGADWIRSYLRWRSDNPGERVPLQTFMVLTTMLMWYVSTVGVAVEVLVFLLPLSLGLIDAVDPLLTRTLFWYFGHPVVYFWLMPAYFAWYTILPKLAGGRLFSDPLARVVFVLFLILSTPVGFHHQYADPGIAEGFKFVAMTNTMFLLLPSFLTAFTVVASMEYGARRRGGNGYFGWMKALPWANPAFAGMALAGLMFAAGGFSGIVNAGMNINSLVHNTLWVPGHFHLTVGTASALTMMAVSYWLYPQVTGKRLQLYGLAQVQPYVWFIGMALMSNAMHRAGLAGVPRRTAEPQYDQFTFEAALGSIPEMRLQIAVGGTLLTLGAVLFAAVMLATWFADRGRGRLRVDSHLPEPVSGPEDAPRVLDNFKLWTAVAVVLVAIAYGFPVFSMVADGPFDPAAPPVPVGVVDAAIGLLPG